In Oryzias melastigma strain HK-1 linkage group LG6, ASM292280v2, whole genome shotgun sequence, the DNA window TGCTGTAAGTGTCTGCACGAAACGTTGTGTACTCTTATCTTAGATACTAGAGATCAATCGGAAGCTTAGAGGCCTTCTTTTAAAAGACTCAACCAAAAAAACACCCAGAAAATGTTGTTATGACTAAGCTAAGCTGTTTCACACAGGAAATAGACaaaattgagtgttttttttttaaataaatttactgTGGTCAAAAGCACTGTTTGGTGTGAGACctgcatttttaacatttgtttttatggaaGTGTCCACAATTTAAAGTTCAGCTGCAGCTAAAATATATTCCTTGTACTTTCTGTACTACTGAGTTACTAAAAATACCACCTGATAAATACTATAAAACTGAATAACAGCACTCATATCTGCACAGTCACTTACAAACATACAAAATGTGTCAAGATTGTTGAGTTTCTATCATAGGTTTGCAGTTATGAGGCATGCTTTTaccctttttattgtttcttaaaaaaagaggattcaATCATCATGAATTGCACTAACATTTTTGTGTCTTGTTTTCCGTTTGAAGCTGAAAGCGTGGCCTAGAGAAGTCCAAACAAAGTTCACCTTCACCATCTACCCCATCACGTTTCCtaaagaaaatgcaaatgaatGGAAGAAGCTCTTCAAACCGTGTGCCTCTCAGAGACTCTTCCTGCCAGTAAGTCAGGAgtcattaattcattttaacTGTAGCGTTTGTCTTTGgatgtaaacatacattttatgtattttctagCTAATCCTGAAGGAGGTGGACTCGTTACTTTATGTGGATACGGATATTCTCTTTTTGCAGCCAGTAGAGGATATCTGGGCTTTGCTTTCTCTGTTTGATTCAAGTCATTTGGCTGCTATGGCTCCAGAACACGAGGAGCCCCGCATTGGCTGGTACAATCGCTTCGCCCGCCACCCGTATTATGGAAAAACGGGCGTCAACTCAGGGGTAATGCTGATGAACATGACACGCCTCAGGGAAAAATACTTCAAGGTAAACATCTCCAAAATGGAATTATAATCCATTTGActtacattgatttttttcagtgattatTTATGATGATGAGTTATTATTTTGGAAGCCTGAAAATCTAAAATTGGCAACATTGCAGTACCTAAACTGACCAGTTGAGGTCACACTTGTTACTCTTTCCTGAACCATTCCAGGGGAGATTTCCTGACTATCTCATTGTCATTGATATGAAACACCATCCCTCAAAATGTTGGCTCATTACACTTAATCCTTCCTGCAGAATGACATGACAGCTGTTGCACTGAAGTGGGAAGAAATGCTAATGCCTCTTCTCCAAAAATATAAACTCAACATCACCTGGGGTGACCAGGATCTTCTTAATATAATATTTCACCATAATCCAGGTAGGAACTATTTCTTATGCTGCACTGTCTTAATTTACAATACTCTCATTTGACACCATGTTTTTGAaattggttgatttaaaaaatgtttacaaatttGCTTTTCTACCTGTTTCAGAAAGCCTGTATGTGTTTCCATGCCAGTGGAACTACAGGCCAGACCACTGCATGTACGGCAGCAACTGCGCACAGGCTGAACGGGAAGGTGTCTTCATTCTCCATGGAAACAGAGGAGTTTATCACAACGACAAGCAGCCAGCCTTCCAAGCCGTTTATAAGACCATCCAAAAGGTAAAAACAGCCTCCCAACGATTAGCAGTTCATTCATTTACTAATGATGAAatcaaaaagtgtcaaaaacaaagaaatatttagattgAAGAGAAAGATAATTGTATAGGAAGTAAGGTGAGTTGGGACTAACTTAGAAAGACTTTACAACTTCTGCATTATCAATAGTCTCTTGAAGGCATTGCCTTTTCTGAGGAAGTTTCAGCACATCAACGCTTAATCAATATGCTGTGAAACTGTTTCTGCATTTTGTTTCATATCTGCTCAAAGCCTTTGTCACAACTTGCCTTGTGGATGGATATGTGAGTGATAAATGGGGAAATCTGTATCAGGCATGCAGGTAGCCCACCGGAAATATCGAGGTCTGAAAACGCTCATAGAGTTAAAATGGTTACTCACACCTTTTTACTGGCATGCTACAAAAAACAGGTGGTAGTGAACTCTTAAACAGCTCTATATGACATGTAAGGGTAAAGTAAAGGAGACACAGGAATGTTATAcagatttgtctttttctttttttttttttttgacccacCCTCACCTCCCATCGCCAAATTCTGTATAGTGCGCAAGAGGCTCGTAAGTATGTCAAgcctttttatcatttgatCAATATCTTTGATATCAGGTTGTTTTAGCCCTTAATTAGTTATGCCTAAAGTACAACTGGTTGATTAGTGACAGTCAAACagccaaaaatgtgaattagTTAACTAGTAATGTTTAAAGATAtgcactagtttactagtggGCTCTATTTGTGCTTATTAGTTAActgatgataataataaaaacatgagttAACTAGTGCATTTTTTATTCaggctagaacagagttttggacgcGCGGTTTGTACCCGATAAAACTCTGCTTGTTACACCCGTCTTGGAACAACTTCAGACCATGAtggtacagactaaacagccattttctgaccgtaattatcacagcTTTAGGAGTCactgaatgcaccgggactgaagttaccaccctcatcaatTTTTATTGgtctttgtgttagccccgccctaacggggccaaaagttttgaaacggAAATTTTCAGAGtcgaaaacgaaaaaaaaaatttgaaacagaaaaaaaaagttttgaaattgaaattttgaaacctaacaaacagaacatgtgaagctgaaaatgttgtttattttagaatagcaaaaagttttggacattttacatttttttggctaaacaccaaaaattttttcaaaatgttttatttgggtttcaaatatgtATGgacccaaaatagctccatagataactaatttaatagtcgattagtccttactttatatatatggagtcagagcgttgtaaagttgaacaaagtttttagcgttcagcaccaaaaaaatgtacttttttatatttgagtcagtgtgACCAAACTatcttttatgaaaaatagttccttgtttcagatgtcaacctcatttgatttaaccctttaaacactTAAGGTGTCGCCGGTGAtactcaaacacaaaatctttaacatacggtaacttttcaactgttgacacgatcaacgtaattccagcagattttgaaggagaaaagtggctcatcGAGTTACATCGAGTATatcaaacaacagaaacactggagccccagtgttaaagggttaatctggTTTTAATACCAGacactaatgaaggacagaggctgctcGAGTGATCAACAGTTTAATAATcctcttaattgtctttatttttattttagatggttaagctgtgtgttttacatccactctgCACATGACCAGATTAGTCAACTAANNNNNNNNNNNNNNNNNNNNNNNNNNNNNNNNNNNNNACgaacaagagcaaaaaaataaaaagaaaatgggatttttttaacaaatgtttttaccttttactttaagtagaggccaaattagaaaaaatctagcttgttgcttaattattagctgaactccaaattatcataaaatttctcagtaaattaaatcagccaaaaatgttagcatgctgccaaaagaaaagctaaactctacattagcctaaaaaccccagttgataagaaattttccaaaaatgttagcataaactccaaattagcattaaaaaactaaTTGAGGCCAAACAAGCCCCCCCCAAAaatagcttgttgcttaattactacctgaactccaaaatagcctaaaattcctcagtaaactaaattagtcaaaaattgaagcatgttgctaaaatataagctaaattctaaattatccccaaaaatattcagtagataaattagctgaaaacgtcagcattttgctaaaatattagctaaactccaaattagcataaaaaactaattaaagcccaaactagccaaaaaaactagcttgttgcttaattaattgctaaaacccaaattagcataaaattcctcactaaactaaattagtaaaaaatgttagctgttgcttaaatagaagcctaaaaaacccagtagacaacaaactagcaaaaaatgttagcatgttgcaaaaatagaagctaaactctaaatttttttttaaattattgttttatttttcttcagccagagagtcaccattttttcttcatattatgggataacgatatatatatcaggatataaattaaataactatATTTACCAAATTTGAATGCTCTGTGGCTCAAAGAGGAACGTGTAATCTCGCTTGCAGACGGTAAAGGAGCGGAGGACAAAAGAAACTCTTAAGAGCTAATTAACATAActagatgcaaacatttactcgCCATGTGGCGACTAACCCTCTAAATTTGACTCACCAACAAGGAGAAAATGCTCGCAAATGGTGAGTATTAATTtcggacccttcaaaataaaagtctacagCCATTGACTCATTTCCTATCGAGAAAAAGTTATATCACGATAAATATcgttatcgttttatcgcccagcccaaTTTCAtcctaaaatgttgtttaaaattacttttgaaaatgattattttttgtgcaaacTTGACAGCATTAGCATCAACTTAAGCCTAAATATTCACAACACTTCCATCATTGACGAGTAAGAAAATTGTTCTAAGAGCTCTGTGGTTGTTTTTGCCAGAGGCCTTTTTTTGATCTGCTCTTGTTGATTTCAGCACACCGGTCAACACGCAGGCAGCAATTGGACGGGGAGGGTGGGGAGCAAAAGAAGCTTCATTAGCTGGTCTCCATCCATTACCACCACAGGGCCTATCCTGGCCACTATCAGTGCAGGCAATGTTCTCAGCCATTAAGTAAACGAGCAGGCTTCATTACAGGGCACTCAGCTCTCAAAGCTCCATCAGTCTCTCCAGCCGAACACACGAAACAGCCCCACCTGATTTTAGAGGTAGAAAAGTACTGTTATTTGTCACAGGCAaacaaaatgaaccaaatttAAAGAAGGATACTACATGGAACTTGTTGACCAAAAATATTCCACTCTTGggggaatgaaaacaaaaaagggacaAACCTGGAGCCAGTCATCCTGAAGCTGGAGGGACTTCCACTCCACAGTCGGCCTCATACTCCCTATTTCAACCAGAGCTTCTAATAAAGGCCACAGCCATTACCCAGCCAGACCCACTCAACAGTTGTAAAATTTTTAGTGCTGATCTGAGTTTGAAGCATCATAATGGCTTTGTGGACAAAGCAGCTTCTACTTGTAGATCAATACGAGGatggtaatgtttttttatgacctGCTGCAGTGTGGGGAAAGAAACTCAGCTTGGAGTCATCTACCACTTTGCCAAActcagaaaagaaacaaaaatatttaattatttattgaatcAATACAAGATTTAGTGGCTATTATTAAATGTTAGAGATTTTAGAGAGttaagacttttgttttttgtgaaacaaaagCAATGTGTGATGGGAATTTTGGAAGTACTGCagttgagtcttttttttttttacactattcTCAGAAAGAGaccaacattttcacacttttctcttgtttaaactcttaaagttcaaaccatagaaaaataagtccagttttatagaatgaatCACAATGGAAGATTTCAGTAGATTTGACTAGCTGAGCGATTTCTGTACCAGAGTCACGGCACAGAGAAGACTGATCAGGATCCTGGACACATTgtattgtaaaagaaaaaaaaaattttgttgaaaaaaattggcaaaacaGTTAGACTTCCAAGGGTTAACCACAGTACATTGAGGGACCACTATATTTGACcatctttccattttttttcccttgcaGTATCAGTTTGGTGAGAACTTGGAGACGTCACTCCTCAAGCCTCTGGAAGCTGCGCTGCAGAGCGCCGCTCATACGTACTGTGGCAGAGCCAGTCCGCTGTTCACCAAGAGGTTAAAGGAGAGCATCAGGTCTGTTCAGCAAAGATGATGGCCGTCACCCACTGAAGAACTCCACGAGGAGAGCCTGATGTCTATTTGGGGTTGAACTGATGAGGACATCATCATTCTCCACTCAGTCACATGTTTACAAGCTAAGACGTGGTCTGACTCTCAgttgttcattttctttgactCCACTCTTGATGAATGTcagtttatccttttttttaaagagacaaatatttttccaaaattaagcaaaaaaaaacctgaaccCATTTTACCCTAAAGAAATGTTGGACGTCAAGAAAAGCTTTTCTTCTACCAGACAATCAGGTTTGACTGATATATTCTTTATATAGAAAGCACATTAATTTGTAGTTTTCTGGAGATTTTGAATTACTTAagatctttttaaatttttaatttgctatattcaaaagaaaattttgtcaatattgaagaattttttttggtatgaacctaaaaaatatatatttttagcaaGACACATCAAGAGccaaatgttaatattttcattccatatcattttatttgtatttattttttggcatctGTGATGtctacttttaaaacttttgttaatcTGGTTTCTGGACAAACATCTGATCTGATTTACCagtaaaagcacatttttatagCCATTGGGCAACAAGTGTGTTATCATTGGAGGatgtatagaaaaaaatgaaattagatCAAAATCCGATGTAATGCAGTATTGTGTGTTTAATATTTGGAATGATGTGGTAAAACAAGAGCATCAGCAtaaaaaagttcatgttttttgcaactttttttaaaatttttatttgtaacttcTAAACTTGCAAAAACAAAGCGGTATCAACTGTGTGGGTAAGAGCTCTGCtgtaataaaaatcataaaacatattatttataaagcaccctTTCAGAACTGCTAAAACAAAGAGATAAAAACTGAGGCCTGGAATGATTTAAAG includes these proteins:
- the LOC112152388 gene encoding glucoside xylosyltransferase 1 isoform X1, giving the protein MRCYLHTFFLLTLLTFLSLLYVFSQLASTLDGRDELGAGVIPGRSSQDSGHLLRKRPGLVGLRSPREELSRCKSLSVSYWNPYWRLPAEVCGVNCLLESSLSEKPGSISKKHGDEEARTSHVAVVACGPRLEETLTMVKSAVVLSKKPLHFYIFAEDELHNSFRVALKAWPREVQTKFTFTIYPITFPKENANEWKKLFKPCASQRLFLPLILKEVDSLLYVDTDILFLQPVEDIWALLSLFDSSHLAAMAPEHEEPRIGWYNRFARHPYYGKTGVNSGVMLMNMTRLREKYFKNDMTAVALKWEEMLMPLLQKYKLNITWGDQDLLNIIFHHNPESLYVFPCQWNYRPDHCMYGSNCAQAEREGVFILHGNRGVYHNDKQPAFQAVYKTIQKYQFGENLETSLLKPLEAALQSAAHTYCGRASPLFTKRLKESIRSVQQR
- the LOC112152388 gene encoding glucoside xylosyltransferase 1 isoform X2, which codes for MRCYLHTFFLLTLLTFLSLLYVFSQLASTLDGRDELGAGVIPGRSSQDSGHLLRKRPGLVGLRSPREELSSEKPGSISKKHGDEEARTSHVAVVACGPRLEETLTMVKSAVVLSKKPLHFYIFAEDELHNSFRVALKAWPREVQTKFTFTIYPITFPKENANEWKKLFKPCASQRLFLPLILKEVDSLLYVDTDILFLQPVEDIWALLSLFDSSHLAAMAPEHEEPRIGWYNRFARHPYYGKTGVNSGVMLMNMTRLREKYFKNDMTAVALKWEEMLMPLLQKYKLNITWGDQDLLNIIFHHNPESLYVFPCQWNYRPDHCMYGSNCAQAEREGVFILHGNRGVYHNDKQPAFQAVYKTIQKYQFGENLETSLLKPLEAALQSAAHTYCGRASPLFTKRLKESIRSVQQR